In the genome of Desulfomonilia bacterium, one region contains:
- a CDS encoding tyrosine-type recombinase/integrase, translating to MELSIIKDQGVDIIVLLDDSMKIVKPVQDFLRYQRLKGRADNTIKANGRDLKIYWDFLNHNLYSYDEITITKMSEFLEYLRNSDCPDGLALFKSSSRTPQTINRILGTVHSFYRYCGMMKEIENPILMKDINRPFNMFKSFLHHARHDNQTKQSIFKVKQSTHTVRLVRDTEVEAFSKVLSATRDRLILKILYLTGARIGEVLDLQIEDIPYPDSTMQMGVLTDIKSKGKRRNLYLPMFLLEEIDRFVIEERSLIEVEHGYIFVSLKKNHYGKPLTYRAAYEVFNTVKKRTGIFFNFHDLRHTFISRLVESGMDFSVVKIIAGHEQITTTQQYTHISNQYLRESLNKYWESSSLSGGVFRDK from the coding sequence ATGGAATTAAGCATTATCAAGGACCAGGGAGTAGATATCATCGTTTTATTAGATGATTCTATGAAGATTGTAAAGCCTGTGCAGGACTTTCTGAGATATCAGAGGCTAAAGGGCAGAGCGGATAACACAATTAAGGCAAACGGGAGGGATTTGAAGATCTATTGGGATTTTCTGAATCACAATCTCTATAGTTATGATGAGATAACTATAACCAAGATGAGTGAGTTTTTGGAATATCTCAGAAACTCAGATTGTCCTGACGGGCTGGCGCTTTTCAAGTCAAGCAGCAGGACACCACAAACAATAAACCGGATTTTAGGCACGGTACACAGCTTTTACAGGTACTGTGGGATGATGAAGGAAATAGAGAATCCGATCCTGATGAAAGACATAAACAGGCCATTTAACATGTTTAAAAGCTTTCTGCATCATGCGCGCCACGATAACCAGACAAAGCAGTCCATCTTTAAGGTGAAACAAAGTACCCATACCGTCCGCCTTGTAAGGGATACGGAGGTTGAAGCCTTTTCCAAAGTGCTGTCGGCAACAAGAGATAGACTGATATTAAAAATTCTATACCTGACCGGTGCGAGAATTGGTGAGGTTTTGGACCTTCAGATAGAGGATATTCCCTATCCCGATTCAACAATGCAAATGGGCGTACTGACCGATATCAAATCCAAGGGGAAACGCAGAAATTTGTATCTGCCGATGTTTCTGCTGGAGGAGATTGACCGGTTTGTTATTGAAGAAAGAAGCCTTATTGAAGTGGAACACGGTTATATTTTTGTATCCTTAAAAAAGAATCATTACGGAAAGCCTCTGACATACAGAGCTGCTTATGAAGTATTCAATACAGTGAAGAAAAGGACGGGCATATTTTTTAATTTTCACGACCTGCGCCATACCTTCATAAGCCGTCTGGTTGAAAGCGGCATGGATTTCAGTGTGGTAAAAATTATTGCCGGGCACGAACAGATAACGACAACACAGCAATATACCCATATTTCCAATCAATATTTAAGAGAGAGCCTGAATAAATATTGGGAAAGCAGCTCTTTGTCGGGAGGTGTTTTCCGTGACAAATAG
- a CDS encoding DUF6262 family protein produces MVKQKQSKNTDGLKAYAEKKNQETIDRVNEAIDRLKRSSSRPINFKTVAEAAGVSKATLYNNDILKERILSLRAMKKGIRTQGVAAASNDQMQLQAEKIKQLYKEISNLREDKKKLIVQLVLMEELKDENRKLREQIKRLSSQKVTC; encoded by the coding sequence ATGGTTAAACAAAAGCAATCTAAAAATACAGATGGATTGAAAGCCTACGCAGAAAAAAAGAACCAGGAAACTATCGACAGAGTGAATGAGGCTATTGATAGGCTGAAACGATCAAGCAGCAGGCCAATCAACTTTAAAACGGTTGCAGAGGCAGCCGGCGTGTCAAAGGCTACACTGTACAACAACGATATATTGAAAGAAAGAATATTAAGCCTCAGAGCGATGAAAAAAGGTATACGGACTCAAGGAGTTGCTGCTGCTTCAAATGATCAAATGCAATTGCAGGCAGAGAAGATAAAGCAATTGTACAAGGAAATCAGCAATTTGCGGGAAGATAAGAAAAAATTGATTGTTCAATTGGTGCTGATGGAAGAATTGAAAGATGAAAACCGGAAACTCCGGGAACAGATTAAGAGATTATCTTCTCAAAAGGTAACGTGTTAG
- a CDS encoding site-specific integrase — protein sequence MTNSLPRENVWQLTDKDDQSQFYGRELRFDFSYAASDEIKELLQHYVWHNYRTRSKTLWKLYCDVSDFKHFNEFADSRNLRSLKNLDNDHISLYISSLRTKLSKVTKKPLAYQRQKKCFDVVKTIIRWGQLHMPDYVPETEIFIGNEYPGVNDKLRIEFIPDDIVLQIEEALKNEENPYVKCGIILLQSSGVRIGDMLLLTTDCVEPHVINGYTLTWYDHKNRKERPPLPIPDRCAEAVKTLIRFTEPLREQAKNDVKQYIFIHQMKAGFQKGMVRPIQQLEYRNLLLDFAARHDIKDGNDDIFRIKPHQFRRTLATDMLSKGTNIKVIQEVLGHTAVSTTKMHYSDVKDKERAEQFGKIGIIGHVNQVDKSVIPDADELKWFRENRETGAKMCDGYCTKPFKNGIVCDRLLKRQKCYSCSRYITTPEYLEFHKNHLKTMEEQLENNVYGHHYAEHFQATIQILREIIVRLEEIRHD from the coding sequence GTGACAAATAGCCTTCCGCGGGAAAATGTATGGCAGTTGACGGATAAAGACGATCAATCGCAATTCTACGGCCGGGAGCTAAGGTTTGATTTTTCCTATGCCGCTTCTGATGAAATCAAGGAACTATTACAACATTATGTATGGCACAATTACAGAACACGAAGCAAAACCTTATGGAAGCTTTACTGTGATGTGTCGGACTTTAAGCACTTCAACGAATTTGCCGACAGCCGGAATTTAAGGAGTCTGAAGAATCTGGATAACGATCATATTTCTTTGTATATATCCAGTTTGAGGACAAAATTATCAAAGGTAACAAAAAAGCCACTGGCATATCAGAGACAGAAAAAGTGCTTTGATGTGGTGAAAACAATTATTCGTTGGGGACAATTGCATATGCCGGATTATGTGCCTGAAACAGAAATTTTTATCGGAAATGAATACCCTGGAGTGAACGACAAGCTTAGGATAGAATTTATTCCGGATGACATTGTCCTTCAGATAGAGGAAGCTCTGAAAAATGAAGAAAACCCTTATGTTAAATGTGGCATCATTCTTCTGCAATCCTCCGGTGTTCGTATCGGAGACATGCTCCTGCTGACTACGGATTGTGTTGAACCGCATGTAATTAATGGATATACCCTCACCTGGTATGATCATAAAAACCGAAAGGAAAGGCCTCCCCTGCCTATCCCTGACAGATGTGCGGAGGCGGTTAAGACGCTCATTCGGTTTACAGAACCCTTAAGAGAACAGGCTAAAAATGATGTTAAGCAGTATATTTTTATCCATCAGATGAAAGCCGGTTTCCAAAAAGGGATGGTTCGGCCCATACAGCAGTTGGAGTACAGAAATTTATTGCTGGATTTTGCTGCCCGGCATGACATAAAAGATGGAAACGATGACATTTTTAGAATTAAACCACACCAATTCCGGAGAACACTTGCAACCGACATGCTTTCCAAGGGGACGAATATTAAAGTGATACAGGAAGTGCTGGGGCACACAGCAGTTTCTACAACCAAAATGCATTATTCGGATGTAAAAGACAAAGAGCGGGCAGAACAGTTTGGCAAAATTGGTATTATCGGTCATGTGAATCAAGTGGATAAGTCTGTTATTCCAGATGCGGATGAGTTAAAGTGGTTCCGGGAAAACAGGGAAACAGGCGCAAAGATGTGCGATGGATACTGTACAAAGCCGTTTAAGAATGGGATTGTATGCGACAGACTGCTAAAGAGGCAGAAATGTTATTCCTGCAGCCGGTACATTACAACACCGGAATATCTGGAGTTTCACAAAAATCATCTTAAAACCATGGAAGAGCAATTGGAGAACAATGTGTATGGGCACCACTACGCAGAGCATTTTCAGGCAACCATCCAAATTTTAAGAGAGATCATTGTACGGTTGGAGGAAATCAGACATGACTAA
- a CDS encoding DUF4320 family protein, with translation MLKLLRSQRGEGYIDVAVLVLCVMLVLAVAVSVMPVFITKNKLDTYASELCREAEIAGRVGTETTLRAQVLTEQTGLTPNITWSKTGRIQLNEEFTVTLTTQADIGLFGGFGSFPVTLKAEASGKSEVYYK, from the coding sequence ATGCTGAAGCTCCTCCGTTCCCAGCGCGGCGAGGGGTATATCGATGTGGCAGTGCTGGTGCTGTGTGTCATGCTGGTTCTCGCTGTTGCTGTCAGCGTCATGCCGGTATTCATAACGAAAAACAAGCTGGACACTTACGCCTCAGAGCTGTGCCGGGAAGCGGAGATCGCCGGACGCGTCGGCACGGAAACCACCCTCCGGGCGCAGGTCCTGACGGAACAGACAGGGCTGACTCCAAATATTACATGGTCGAAAACTGGAAGAATCCAGTTGAACGAGGAATTCACCGTAACGCTCACCACTCAGGCGGATATTGGGCTGTTCGGCGGCTTTGGAAGCTTCCCTGTTACTCTGAAGGCTGAAGCGTCCGGTAAGAGCGAGGTGTATTACAAGTGA
- a CDS encoding A24 family peptidase — MGSNLPLLLQGGLFTALLFAASVCDARKQLIPDCICIGIALTGLLTFTPEKLLGLVTAVIFFGIALWLGGLDGGDIKYTAAVGLVLGLHKSMAGIILGFTAMLIFHAIYTLIQKAHRGDIRKSYPLAPFFSLGCLAAYFFF; from the coding sequence ATGGGAAGTAACCTGCCGCTGCTGTTGCAGGGCGGACTTTTTACCGCTCTACTGTTCGCGGCTTCCGTGTGCGACGCTAGAAAGCAGCTCATACCGGATTGTATTTGTATTGGGATTGCCTTAACCGGGTTACTGACCTTTACGCCGGAAAAGCTGCTGGGACTCGTAACCGCCGTCATTTTTTTCGGCATTGCCCTCTGGCTTGGCGGTTTGGACGGCGGGGACATCAAGTACACCGCCGCGGTAGGGCTGGTGCTGGGCCTTCACAAAAGCATGGCGGGGATCATCCTTGGTTTTACCGCCATGCTGATATTTCATGCCATATATACCCTGATCCAAAAGGCGCACAGAGGGGATATACGAAAATCATATCCCCTCGCGCCTTTTTTCTCTCTCGGCTGCCTGGCAGCCTATTTCTTTTTTTAG
- a CDS encoding DUF6133 family protein yields MAVNIRDHLTLKYLTAKTLLCSQRGEGFVDTAIKILMAVVIGALVLAGLYALFGETVLPTLKQRITDMFNYGK; encoded by the coding sequence ATGGCGGTCAATATCCGTGACCATCTGACCTTGAAGTATCTCACGGCAAAGACCCTGCTCTGCTCCCAGCGCGGGGAGGGATTTGTGGATACCGCCATAAAAATCCTAATGGCCGTTGTAATCGGCGCGCTTGTCCTCGCCGGGCTCTATGCCCTGTTCGGAGAAACGGTGCTTCCGACCCTGAAGCAGCGGATCACGGACATGTTCAATTATGGGAAGTAA
- a CDS encoding DUF3848 domain-containing protein codes for MDMERKKLEKKLQERIEANYRTYLQQLQDRPASDLIEQAAEIAAVKLVYDELMGGCNPDYADYLLRFDNPLQLVSDQWLAEQNVSHADEMDHVLWNIADKGLGEGDYAMLEDGQTPEQNEGVRLC; via the coding sequence ATGGATATGGAAAGAAAAAAACTTGAAAAGAAGCTGCAGGAACGGATTGAGGCAAACTACCGCACCTACCTCCAGCAGCTCCAGGACCGACCCGCTTCCGACCTCATTGAGCAGGCCGCGGAGATCGCCGCGGTAAAGCTCGTCTATGATGAGCTTATGGGTGGCTGTAATCCGGATTATGCGGATTACCTGCTCCGGTTTGATAACCCGCTCCAGTTAGTGAGCGACCAGTGGCTGGCGGAGCAGAATGTGTCCCATGCCGACGAAATGGACCATGTGCTCTGGAACATCGCCGACAAAGGGCTGGGAGAGGGGGACTATGCCATGCTGGAGGATGGGCAGACCCCGGAACAGAACGAGGGGGTACGCTTATGCTGA
- a CDS encoding ParA family protein, whose protein sequence is MMNFMKGSLFSRNQLKPPQEDLEPDVQVLAVWGSPGSGKTTVSVRLAKYLADHKRNVALLLCDMTAPMLPCICPPADLECERSLGSILAATHITDTLIRQNCITLKKMGYLTIIGMMKGENMYTYPPYTPELAVELIDHLRDVAPYVIIDCGSYIAYDVLSAVALLEADSVLRLVNCDLKSVSYLSSQLPLLQEQKWDADKQYKAASNVKTNQAGEHIEQVLGNMAFKIPYSYELENLALAGNLLGELALKDSRGFRSEIAKIAKEVYGA, encoded by the coding sequence ATGATGAATTTCATGAAAGGGAGTCTTTTCTCCCGAAACCAGCTGAAGCCGCCCCAGGAGGATTTGGAACCGGATGTTCAGGTTCTGGCCGTGTGGGGCAGTCCCGGCAGCGGCAAGACCACCGTCAGTGTGCGCCTTGCCAAGTATCTGGCCGATCATAAGCGCAACGTTGCGTTGCTTCTTTGCGATATGACGGCTCCGATGCTGCCATGTATTTGTCCGCCTGCCGACCTGGAATGCGAACGATCCCTGGGCAGTATTCTGGCGGCGACCCACATCACCGATACCCTCATCCGCCAGAACTGCATCACCCTCAAGAAGATGGGCTATCTGACCATCATCGGTATGATGAAGGGCGAGAATATGTATACATATCCGCCCTATACTCCGGAACTGGCGGTTGAACTCATTGACCACCTGCGGGATGTTGCCCCGTATGTCATCATCGACTGCGGCAGCTACATTGCCTATGATGTCCTCTCGGCGGTTGCGCTTCTGGAGGCAGATTCCGTCCTCCGGCTGGTGAACTGCGACCTTAAATCGGTCAGTTATCTGTCCAGCCAGCTCCCGTTGTTACAGGAACAGAAATGGGACGCGGATAAGCAATACAAGGCGGCATCCAACGTGAAAACCAATCAGGCCGGGGAGCACATCGAGCAGGTGCTGGGCAACATGGCGTTTAAAATCCCGTATTCCTATGAGCTGGAGAATCTGGCGCTGGCGGGAAACCTGCTTGGGGAGCTGGCGCTCAAGGACAGCCGTGGCTTCCGCTCGGAGATCGCCAAAATCGCAAAGGAGGTGTACGGCGCATGA
- a CDS encoding tyrosine-type recombinase/integrase: MTKAMKLEVLSDNTDYENILVGNSKFTDDMWDMAPFIPRKTLASTHKHIRFGYIENEEMKWTVKLYAYHRLSRITPFSVHHEINGVLPVFFEYCKNNSITSFEQITKEIFLDYTYWLKEVKKYRESTGFKRSRILEEIIRVGQIKGWAVPSDNLFLQIASSDLWNPREDKKKNKFKPIPEDVFDKILFHAVHDEKDILTKAGIIIQSQTGLRLNEVLSIKEGCIHRKDGGHDYMEVSLSKTVKGEAIVHKVFINQLVKDAVKELSDSTEPLRRESGLHELFLTRSQPFHNKVVVYKVDLFTTIKISQFIQRWDIRDSKGNLYPLMSHQFRATYVRELVKRKMPIAYVMKQFAHVSIEMTSHYLTLQEEEIKEIYLEVILNPKAKLAGMRAAEIRSKLDQQFKGRTETEIDNIISELSKSMSFNPLPNGVCLYDFRRGNCSDGDGCFFYNCPNYVTEASFYPVLQKELELMEKEMMRFRELGHERDWQRQYVKYKYLKPLVDSLEVQVNG; encoded by the coding sequence ATGACTAAAGCTATGAAATTAGAAGTTCTGAGTGATAACACAGATTACGAAAACATTTTAGTAGGCAATTCCAAATTTACAGACGATATGTGGGATATGGCACCCTTCATACCTCGAAAAACGCTGGCAAGTACGCACAAGCACATACGCTTTGGTTATATTGAAAATGAGGAAATGAAATGGACGGTAAAATTATATGCCTACCACCGATTGAGCCGGATTACGCCATTCTCCGTTCACCACGAAATTAATGGAGTTCTTCCCGTTTTCTTTGAATACTGTAAAAACAATTCCATCACCAGCTTTGAGCAGATCACAAAAGAAATATTTCTGGATTATACCTACTGGCTGAAAGAAGTCAAAAAATACAGGGAAAGCACCGGATTCAAACGTTCAAGGATTTTGGAAGAAATCATACGGGTCGGACAAATTAAAGGCTGGGCGGTACCTTCGGACAACCTTTTTCTGCAAATCGCTTCAAGTGATTTGTGGAATCCGCGAGAGGATAAGAAAAAGAACAAATTCAAACCCATTCCAGAGGACGTTTTTGACAAGATACTCTTCCACGCTGTTCATGATGAAAAGGATATCCTGACAAAAGCCGGAATCATCATTCAAAGCCAGACAGGGTTGAGGCTCAATGAGGTGTTATCCATCAAGGAGGGCTGCATCCATCGCAAAGATGGCGGCCATGATTATATGGAAGTCAGTTTAAGTAAAACCGTCAAGGGTGAGGCGATAGTCCACAAAGTTTTTATCAATCAATTGGTAAAAGATGCAGTCAAAGAATTAAGTGATTCAACAGAACCTTTAAGACGGGAAAGCGGCCTGCATGAACTGTTTCTAACCAGATCGCAGCCATTTCACAACAAAGTTGTGGTATACAAGGTTGATCTTTTCACAACTATTAAGATATCCCAATTCATTCAGAGATGGGATATCCGAGATAGCAAAGGAAATCTTTACCCATTAATGAGTCATCAGTTCCGGGCCACTTACGTCAGAGAATTGGTCAAGCGGAAAATGCCAATAGCCTATGTGATGAAGCAGTTTGCCCATGTTTCCATTGAGATGACTTCACATTACCTTACGCTTCAAGAGGAAGAAATCAAAGAAATTTATTTGGAGGTGATATTGAATCCCAAGGCAAAGCTTGCAGGAATGAGAGCCGCTGAAATACGTAGCAAGTTGGATCAGCAGTTCAAAGGCAGGACAGAAACCGAAATTGATAATATTATCTCGGAACTGTCGAAATCAATGAGTTTCAATCCCCTGCCCAATGGCGTGTGCCTTTACGATTTCAGGAGGGGCAATTGCTCAGATGGTGACGGATGCTTCTTTTACAACTGCCCGAACTATGTAACCGAAGCAAGCTTTTATCCGGTATTGCAGAAGGAATTAGAATTAATGGAAAAGGAGATGATGCGATTTAGGGAATTAGGTCATGAAAGAGACTGGCAGCGGCAATATGTTAAATACAAATATCTGAAACCTTTAGTCGATAGTTTGGAGGTGCAAGTCAATGGTTAA
- the cpaB gene encoding Flp pilus assembly protein CpaB yields MSFLKNRTVLGAICIVLSLIICFALTPLFNQSVSQKTTVVRVVKDIQNGEQISKDMVQAVEVGGYNLPENVMTKADSVIGKYTKADLSPGDYILAAKLSDSPASENAYLYDLNGSKQAISVTIKSFAEGLSGKLASGDIVSVIAPDYKKQGSTVIPTELTYVEVVGVTASSGYDTDQADTQTDKSTSSNNEKQLPATVTLLVSPEQAKILAELDSEGKLHLSLIYRGTKDGAQKFLAIQDKLLEALYPKPSQSQSGTSTTGNATSTSSAAGGTSTSSSAKAAAANTAAESQSTESGGR; encoded by the coding sequence ATGAGCTTTTTGAAAAACCGCACGGTGCTGGGGGCTATCTGCATCGTGCTTTCCCTGATTATCTGCTTTGCGCTGACGCCTCTCTTTAACCAGAGTGTATCGCAGAAAACCACCGTAGTCCGGGTGGTCAAGGACATCCAAAACGGCGAACAAATCTCCAAGGATATGGTGCAGGCTGTGGAGGTAGGCGGCTACAACCTGCCCGAAAACGTCATGACGAAAGCCGATTCGGTGATCGGAAAGTATACCAAGGCAGATTTGTCGCCCGGCGATTACATCCTCGCCGCCAAACTGTCGGACAGCCCGGCTTCGGAAAACGCCTACCTGTATGATCTGAACGGAAGCAAACAGGCCATTTCCGTCACCATCAAGAGCTTCGCGGAGGGCTTATCCGGCAAGCTGGCCTCCGGAGATATTGTCAGCGTCATTGCCCCGGACTACAAAAAGCAGGGCTCCACGGTCATCCCCACCGAGCTGACCTATGTGGAGGTCGTCGGAGTGACCGCCAGTTCCGGCTATGACACCGATCAGGCCGATACACAAACGGATAAATCCACAAGTTCGAATAATGAAAAGCAGCTTCCCGCCACCGTAACCCTTCTTGTATCGCCGGAGCAGGCGAAAATCCTGGCGGAGCTGGACTCTGAGGGAAAGCTCCACCTGTCTCTGATATACCGAGGCACCAAGGATGGCGCCCAGAAATTCCTTGCCATTCAGGATAAACTGCTGGAAGCACTGTATCCGAAACCCTCGCAGAGCCAAAGCGGTACCTCCACAACAGGCAATGCCACATCGACAAGCAGCGCTGCGGGCGGCACATCAACCAGCAGCTCAGCCAAAGCCGCCGCAGCCAATACCGCTGCAGAATCGCAAAGCACGGAAAGCGGGGGACGCTGA
- a CDS encoding secretion protein F gives MIKQLFLAGILLAAGLFFVLSDILKLPTMKAAKAMLEAGKGNKKAAKTIEAWIMSGAVRLSKHIRMDEYKHSRMANILKAAGYSMTPEVYAAYAITKAGAILLGAIPCLLLLPLVTPVLIILAVLTYFKEIRKADERLKAKRDQIEGELPRFVATVEQTLKSSRDVLAMLENYKKNAGPSFVRELDVLTADMRSSSYEAALTRFEARLNSPMLSDVVRGLIGVLRGDDSAVYFQMLAHDFKALELQRLKGQAQKIPPKIRVFSFVMLMCFLLTYMAIIAVQILTSLGNMF, from the coding sequence ATGATAAAGCAATTATTTTTAGCAGGAATCCTGCTTGCCGCGGGGCTGTTTTTTGTCCTCTCGGATATTCTGAAGCTGCCCACCATGAAAGCGGCCAAGGCTATGCTGGAGGCAGGAAAAGGTAACAAAAAAGCCGCAAAAACCATAGAAGCCTGGATCATGTCCGGCGCGGTCCGGCTGTCAAAGCATATCCGCATGGATGAGTACAAGCACAGCCGGATGGCAAATATCCTCAAGGCTGCAGGCTACTCCATGACCCCGGAGGTCTACGCAGCCTACGCCATCACCAAGGCCGGAGCCATCCTGCTGGGCGCTATTCCATGTCTGCTCCTGCTTCCTTTGGTCACGCCGGTCCTGATCATCCTCGCTGTTCTGACCTACTTTAAGGAAATCCGCAAGGCTGATGAACGACTGAAGGCAAAACGCGATCAGATCGAGGGCGAGCTGCCCCGGTTTGTGGCGACGGTCGAGCAGACCTTAAAATCCAGCCGAGATGTACTTGCAATGCTGGAGAATTACAAGAAAAACGCCGGTCCTTCCTTCGTGCGGGAGCTGGATGTGCTGACAGCCGACATGCGCTCCTCATCCTACGAGGCCGCCCTGACCCGGTTTGAAGCAAGGCTCAACTCGCCCATGCTGTCCGATGTAGTAAGAGGACTCATCGGCGTCCTACGGGGCGATGACAGCGCCGTGTATTTTCAGATGCTGGCTCATGACTTCAAGGCACTGGAGCTCCAGCGGCTCAAGGGACAGGCGCAGAAAATCCCGCCGAAAATCCGCGTGTTTTCCTTCGTGATGCTGATGTGTTTTTTGCTGACATATATGGCGATCATCGCGGTTCAGATCTTAACGTCCCTTGGCAACATGTTTTAA
- a CDS encoding CpaF/VirB11 family protein, producing MKKESGQPDILSAPNMTGNQNLFFSSGETVREFRSVLQDVQEYISSKYATLITDGGTEEVKAQVKRYITKYVQDYRLTVAGMTQTQLVDALYTEMAEFSFLTKYIFGTGIEEIDVNAWNDVEVQYSNGHTRKLDERFDSPAHAINVVRRMLHVSGMVLDNASPAILGHLSKNIRIAALKTPLVDEDVGVAASIRIVNPQSMQKADFIRGGTATEPMLDFLAECLRYGISVCVAGATSSGKTTLAGWLLTTIPDNKRIFTIENGSRELALIRQMDGKITNSVIHTLTRFSENEKQNIDQDILLDMALRFNPEIICVGEMRGPEAYAAQESARTGHTVLTTIHSNSCEATWRRMVTLCKRKYDMADNTLMDLVTEAFPIVVFAKQLENKQRRLMEVMECEILPDGTRNYRSLFQFQITENRVENGKFIINGNHRAVQGISPSLQKRFLENGMPQDTLNRVLSTGGAVA from the coding sequence ATGAAAAAAGAATCAGGACAGCCGGATATCTTATCTGCTCCAAACATGACGGGCAATCAGAACCTGTTCTTCTCCTCCGGGGAAACGGTCCGGGAGTTCCGCTCGGTGCTGCAGGATGTGCAGGAGTATATCTCCAGCAAATACGCGACGCTGATCACGGACGGAGGAACCGAGGAAGTAAAGGCGCAGGTCAAACGCTATATCACAAAGTATGTGCAGGATTACCGCCTAACTGTGGCCGGTATGACGCAGACGCAGCTGGTGGATGCCTTATACACGGAGATGGCGGAATTCTCGTTTTTAACCAAGTATATCTTCGGCACGGGTATTGAAGAAATTGACGTTAACGCCTGGAACGATGTAGAGGTGCAGTACAGCAATGGTCACACCAGAAAGCTGGACGAACGGTTTGACAGCCCCGCTCACGCAATCAATGTGGTTCGCCGTATGCTCCATGTGTCCGGTATGGTACTGGACAACGCAAGCCCCGCCATCCTGGGGCATCTAAGCAAGAACATCCGTATTGCGGCGTTAAAAACTCCACTGGTGGATGAGGACGTAGGCGTTGCCGCCAGTATCCGTATCGTAAACCCGCAGTCCATGCAAAAGGCTGACTTTATCCGGGGCGGCACCGCCACAGAACCCATGCTGGACTTTTTGGCGGAATGCCTGCGTTATGGGATATCCGTCTGCGTGGCTGGCGCAACCAGCTCCGGCAAGACCACGCTGGCCGGATGGCTCCTGACTACCATCCCCGATAACAAAAGAATATTTACCATTGAGAACGGCTCCCGTGAGCTGGCGCTGATCCGGCAGATGGACGGCAAGATCACAAACAGCGTCATCCATACTTTGACCCGGTTCAGTGAAAATGAAAAACAGAATATCGATCAGGACATCCTACTGGACATGGCTCTGCGCTTTAATCCTGAGATCATTTGTGTGGGTGAGATGCGCGGACCGGAAGCCTACGCCGCCCAGGAGTCAGCCAGAACCGGTCACACGGTGCTGACCACCATCCACTCCAACAGTTGTGAAGCCACCTGGCGTCGCATGGTCACCCTATGCAAGCGCAAGTATGATATGGCGGATAACACACTGATGGATCTGGTTACCGAGGCGTTCCCCATTGTGGTATTCGCCAAGCAGCTCGAAAACAAACAGCGTCGTCTCATGGAGGTTATGGAGTGTGAAATCCTTCCAGACGGTACAAGGAATTACCGCAGCCTCTTCCAGTTCCAGATCACCGAGAACCGCGTGGAAAACGGGAAGTTCATCATCAACGGGAACCACCGGGCGGTACAGGGGATTTCACCCAGCCTGCAGAAGCGCTTTCTGGAAAACGGGATGCCTCAGGACACCTTAAACCGCGTTCTTTCGACAGGAGGTGCAGTAGCTTGA
- a CDS encoding DUF6550 family protein, which yields MKLTEKAKKRLTLAGLGVVCVVLVIAIASQFKAAAPKEADVQPSTTATNTVTPSVSTPAATETPTPTPEVSVQPITPTESASQVTDTGDSTGTDQSIQAEVTKPAEPSEEAKTNPSQKPDSSTSSSSTPATPKSGDKKDGKIYVPGFGWIEDNGGGGSGTTVGNPGDELTGNKVGSMNSLD from the coding sequence ATGAAACTGACAGAAAAAGCAAAAAAGCGGCTCACGCTTGCCGGACTCGGTGTCGTGTGTGTCGTCCTTGTCATAGCGATAGCCTCGCAGTTCAAAGCAGCGGCACCCAAAGAAGCAGATGTGCAGCCTTCAACTACGGCAACAAACACTGTGACCCCCTCTGTCTCAACTCCTGCGGCTACGGAAACCCCGACTCCCACACCGGAAGTCAGCGTACAACCCATAACCCCGACCGAATCGGCTTCTCAGGTGACAGATACCGGAGATTCCACTGGAACTGATCAGAGCATTCAGGCAGAAGTGACGAAACCCGCTGAGCCTTCGGAGGAAGCAAAAACGAATCCCTCTCAAAAGCCAGACAGCAGTACATCCTCATCCTCAACACCGGCAACGCCGAAATCCGGAGATAAGAAAGACGGAAAAATCTATGTGCCCGGATTTGGATGGATTGAAGATAATGGCGGAGGCGGATCTGGAACAACGGTCGGAAATCCCGGCGATGAACTGACAGGAAACAAGGTCGGTTCAATGAACTCTTTAGATTGA